The window gtgaaatacaatgcaaaagcaaaactacctaaagattattctgtcggagagttcgtctaggtcaaacatggcagaaagcagttgtcataaaaaaaaaacattcagtgggccccgcgctttcataggacccgcgctaattctaagtgtacattattaaattaaaccattataacgtaaataaaataacagggttttcgcgacctcctgattttccagggcctccatgaaatctcatgaaaatgcaaaatatacgataaagacctgaacttttttttaatttattcaaatctcctaaagaatagacgaaattgaaattttggggtgcctataaataaaaagtggcattgcgagctttcatttgatacaaatttattgcaaagacgaaagtaggcctattttctaattccaaaaaaaaaatgttgacattatgctcatccctacccagactaggccccgcgcgatccgtttcgcatagggccccgcaaatgatagggcggccctgctagtagatatcacttttaagaactttaaaaggaagggtgtgataataacttcaaaaggaatgatgtgctaatattatatgatattacgtcattgtttgttgtttatgttttgtgcgaaagcaaaaggattagatggaaataaaaatagtttccaTCGGATTAAGGAacgatgaatagaggggtaataactcgagtgtgaagtttaattctgaaattatagacgccaaacccgaataatggactattctagtattattaagaataacttttggatctgttatactcgattctgtaaattttgattcaaggttaattagtgtagccataaaattctcgccatttagatctattattagtaaaggtaacaagatacctggaattcgcttgatatcatgcagttttattcgtggcaacaaagtttaaaatgtaaaaccaactttaaaaaaaactttgatctctgtgggaaaaaatatttttaaaatgtcaacaaagtcaacgtactgatagacctagatctaggtttagtctttgtgataaatttaatccataaattttgaagaaaaaaaagacacccgttgacactatttgtcaatcaaatatattaatttatgtatttacaataaatttcggacacccattagGGGGCCCCCCCTCctagggggcccggggggattttagaAAACGATCAAGttaacattcaccaagataacccccccccctttcgtcCCTCCCCCCTTTCACAATTGATCCAGACAAGTTGACAGGATCATttcaatggcaatgtcttccatTCCGAAGGTTAAGAATGAGCACATTGAGAAAAACTAaagctatacaaaaaaaaattcaaaaatatttCTCAGCGCACAGATTTATTAGGTCCAGGTCAATCGTACGCCTAATGACTTGACGGATCCAATCTAATccatacaattacacttaatctaaactttgttgttgtttttaagtattttatctCACATGTTTTAATTGTTTTCTCATCATCAGACTGTCTCTTCAAAATGGACGTCCAAAAAGTCTTCTCTTTATTCTCCGTCTTGACCAGCACGACTGACTTGAGTACTCAGCAGAAGTGTGACGTCGTAAGTTGGAACACGTGGTCCGGTAGGTGTACTCTCTCCACACTTTTGTCATTAGGAGATACAGAGATGTGGGTGTGTGTGTCGgcgtgtgtgtgggtgtgtgttaGTTTGATTTTCAATGTGTGATGAACGTGTGTATGGCTGTGTGGATGTGCTACTGAGGTTGTTGTGTGAGAGAAAATGTGTGTACATACGTGAAagcgtctgtgtgtgtgtgcttgtgtgtgtgtgtatatatatgatTTGGTATGTGTGCGTGTTCTCCCATATAGGAAATATCTACTTTATCTCCGGCTGTACAAAAACAAAGAGTTGAACTGAATGTTTCTTGTTTCGCCAaagaaatgtcttttaaaaagaGATCGATACAGAAAAACATTCATTGTCATAAAAGGTCATCGGAGCTGTGACATAGCGAATTCCAATAATCAAAGACATTGATCTGTTTTCcattgtttgtgtgtgagtgtgtgtattcCTTATAAAGATAGTGTCTTGGACATTTGTAGTGCAGTGTCAATATTTTAacaagatattttatttttaaaaatgtcctaTTTCTAAGgaagaaagatatttatttcttttaatgtaAAAGTTAAAAGTACATTTATCCACCTGCCTCAGGTAGATTTGTGAACGTATGAACCTGGATacccaaccaaaaaaaatagtGGTCATGGGCTCGAGTCTTGATGGAGACAAAGTATCTCTAAGGAAATTCCTAAATATCTTATtcgtttagttttttttttattatttagaaaataaattgtttttcagGACACATACATCGCCCCTTGAAATTCCATGCCGAACGTTCCAACCTCACAGCGCTACCCACGCCTCTATATTGTGCAGGACATCACCTTACGATTCTTTTCCCACAGCAGCAAGAGAACAAAATGTTCATATTCCCGTAAAAGTCTTAGAGCTTTCACAAAACCCCTCAGCTACTAGACCTAACCTATACCTTCTGTATTATTGCGTCTGGCGTAAACGACTTCTTTGAAGCTCTGGTTTTTGTTCTGCATGCAAGTTTGCACATTACTGCTGTTGCCATTGTTGTTTCAACATTAACACTGTGTTTACTTGTCGCATTTTCATGCATTCAACACTAAGACCTAGATCTATCCTTTGTTCACATGTCTTTTCTTTCTTGGTTTCAGGTCGCTAGTACAGTGGTAATAACGTCACTTAAGGAGGGCTCATCATGTGACACTGTGATGAAGAGTTCCTTCATTTATTGACCCTAGAGCCAAAgagatgtgaaaaaaaatttgttcattCAGAAATTTTGGATATAAAATTAGTGTGTGGATTATACATTCTAATCATCGTTATTCTTGCAgtttttgtgtgtctgtgttttttcatgtgtttattttttagatagATAAAGAATGTGCTGTGTTTTTAGTTCTACATTTTGTTCATTCCTTTATTTCCACATTGACTTCGCTTGCGGATTTTATCGTTTGTACCAAGCTAGTGTCCCTGCGGGCGTCGCGCTGCCTCTCAGCGAGACGACGACTACTGCGGTAGTCCAACCCACCCGCTGACCTGTCTGACCTTGACAGTCATGCTGGTACGGTGGACGAGTCAGGATACTGTACTCGTGGCGTTGTTGCTTGCAATTCTGATGACAGTACACTCCTCAGCCAAGTCCAAAGACAGGACGGATTCTCAAGCCGTTGCTCGACACGCCACGAAGTCGCCAGCTGCTCTTCTCGACGACATTCCTGGAAACAGCAGCTCAGTTTCTACGCCCTCCCCCAAGCACTTTGCTCAGGCGCCCTCCAGAAAGCATCGCACTAAAGTTCACCGCAACGGTGACGCGATGGTCGCGCTGGCAACGGCACCTACCATGGTCAATGGTACTTCTCAGACCGCAAGGACACACCACGAACCATTCAGGGATGGGATCTATgtggaaaaaaatactaaaaatcgTGGATCTAGAAAGAAATGGCACGGTAAGTACGAACATTTACAATTCTTTCCCTGACCATCTGGTCCTTCTAACATTTCATGTCTGAAAAAGTTCCTCATAAAATAAACGAACATTAATTATAATCAATAGATCGATATTCAAAGACAATAAGTTCTGGTTCGTTTGGATTTCTAGATTAAAGTAAATGGGAGAACAAGACTAGATTGTTTGTGTGCATACATTATTTCAGCTTCATTTTCCACTTCATGGAGTTTTCTTTAACTTAGTGTCATTTTGATATTAGAATCTTTTGTGGAATGGAGACAAATCCAGAAATAGCATGTTTTTTGgggtatccggtgtacagaacaaatctataaatagcatgttttttttttttttttttttttttgggggggtggggggggggtctacgGTGTTTAGAACAAATCTATaagttgcatgttttttttttgttttttttttttttggggggggggggggtatccggtgtacagaataccgacgtatttaaaaaaaaaaaggtgtgatGGCGtttatgtcctttttttttggggggggggggggctctgtacaatcattcaaaatgaaattatCAGCGAAGTGAAGAATACCGTGAATAACCTTTAGGATGAATATCTTCAGTTcaatgttaatttatttttactgcCAGATGCTCTTAAGAGAATTGAATTTGTTGCCAGAGTCCGGAATTTTTCGGATCcacttaatttatattttaatcgaTTTACAGTtcaaattttgtattttcatacaTTTTCCTGATTTATTCATACAAAAGAACTTTGAAACATTGGTACTTTTTGACCTTTCAAAAACGTTTCAACTGGAATTAGTATGTTATTGTAAGTGTCGGTGCAACGAATGGCTAACATATTGCTCAGCGAAAGTTTGaagtctataaatatatatcaaacaaatatttgtgaGTTTATCTTGCCAGTGTGGCAGATAACGAGAGGGAACtcgagagagataaatagagagCGATAGAGAGATGGGATGAGACAATGGGGACCTATAGAGGAAGAGGGAGATAAACGgaaaaggggagagagagagagcgggagGGAAAGAGGATGTGGAGAGAGAGTGGGGAGATTGATAGAGAAGAGTAGATGTGAGAGGGatggagaggaagagagaggaagagaagacGGTGTGAAAGAGAAGGAAACAGAGGAAACAGAAAGAGGAAAGATGGAAAGATAGAGAAtaagagaataagagaaaggGGGAGACAGTGTGCGCAGAGGCGGTTTGGTACTAATGGACGCTTGAGAATTCATGTACACCTGTATATGGTCTAACAATTTCTGTTCGCCCTAGCCCCGCTTCTTTCATTCTGCATATCACCTCCACTGATTTCATAAGATACAAAAAATAAGAAGATGTAGTGACCTGAACTCCTCCAATTTTAGTCCATTGACCGATAAGTAGGTCCATTTTACTCCCAGCCCTTCCAGCCCCTGATGACAAACTGTCCATGTTAGCAAGAGAAGAGGTCTGCACTTCGTGTCAGGCCAGTTCGACTGGGCCAGAAGATCTAGAAAATCCAGATGTTTGTTACAAATGCTAAAACAGCTGGAACAGACATGTACGTACTAAAAGAACATGGCCAGTACACATACTATTTGTGCTAATTACTTTGTCTCATTACCATCATGTGTATACTAACAGCGTTACCGTGAAGCTGCTCTAGTAGCTAGACATAAACAGACCGCTGTTGGGCTGGCATGTGGATAGCGTCGCTGTCACTAATGAAATGTTAAGTAGGCAAATCGAGATATCTTTTCAGTACTTACCAATTAACTTTATACCCACAGTGCGAGCTCCAGGCTCCAGTAGAGATGCACTAGCTTGGTAATACGGAATGATAATGTACAAGGCAACGAGCATTAACTCAACTAAaaccaaatacatttttttacaaagcttatatcaactcattctgtctgtctgtccgtctgtctgtctgtctggtaaaaagtgtgtacacgttatttctcccacacccaatcttggatcaagctgaaacttcgcacgatttattcattgacatagacaaaacatgaaacataaaaaaagtaaaaaattagacaattaatttctggtaattcattattttgtttaataccaacTAGGGAAATTAATACTTCAGTGTTCACATacatggctaaatttgttgggtttagtccccttaaagaattgttaacgctatttctccctcacgctttctccgatcaagttgatgctttatacaattatttattgtacctagcaaaacatgaatcgataaacaaaaatactcaattagtcaattaattattggtttttaattattttgtttgttattgaataaggggaaaaaacgtgtacattattggtaCATATGgatttaaggacggagttcttcccctttagagaagctttgttttttatttgttttgttttttaagtatttttgtatATCTTGCTTGTTCAATAATACTTctgccattttaattttattgaactcatgttaatgatgatgataataaagACAGTgataaaaaagataataaagatGATGGTGTGATAATAATTgagataataatgataatgaagtTGATGATAGTAATCATATAAATGGCAATAACAATTGTGATGATAATAAAGAGGATGATAATGATGGTGGAGGTGATCATATTATAGTGGTTAGGACAATTCGGGAGTGGATGTTAGATCCTTATACATTCATGACTCAACCAAACTgaaatttgtttgaaaaaaaagggtAGCGGTTATTGAGCCTGGTGATTTAAAAGTTGTTGGTTGGTAACCAACAATGCTCACGTGAACATCATAATAATTACTATCTTTACTCATTCTTATGTATTGGAccacacatgttccggaagctaaaagTCGAGACTAACGAaacttgcccttgtggagcatcaccggacAATGCTGGCCATGTCCTTCATAGCTGCCTACTCCATCAAGAGGCCCTAACAAGTCTCTGGCCTCGAAACCCTCCTATATGAGAAAAAACTATACAGAGAACTGCCTGGTGtgaaaaccactgcgcggttcatctcagatctaggATTACTGGGTCAGAACTCTCCGACATTAAAAATATACacgaaaaagaagaaagactCTGGAGCTTGGACTAACATTGTGAAATCTCTAATCACCATTGCCCAATCTCTATCCAGATTTCAGCTTCTACTACAGCTCATTAAggcttggtggctgagcggtaaagcgcttggcttccgaacctcgggtgccgggttcgaattctggtgaaggcttggatttttaatttggggATCTATGGGCaattctgagtccacccagctctagtgggtacctgacattaattggggaaaagtaaaggcggttggtcgttgtgctggccacatgacacactcgttaaccgtaggccacagatgCAGATGACGTTTACaccatcttccctatagaccacaaggtctgaaaggggaaatttccTTTTTACTACAGTCCAAAGTTCAAATTCTCAATGGTTTCGCCGCTTGTCCTGTAGTAAGTCATAAAAAATAGACTACAATTGATAAACATTTCGCTTTGATTTGTAAGTCCCTGCTGGGTCTTCGTAGCCATGTGAAATACAGCCGCCTGGTTGTGTGCTATACACTCAGGATAATCGTCGCGATAGTCACGGCCGCTGCAGATTTGGACTACGACGTGAGAATCTCCATTGGTGAAGGTACGTATAACATCTTCCGACTTAACAGCACATCGCCTTTATCATTTGCTGATGTTTATAAGCACGCAAATACAACGAGAACACAAATAAAGTGTCACACTAAGTCAGATTTAGAGGCTCTGATTCCTTTTCCCTTAAAAGAAAACTTACTATATTTAAGTTCATAGAAAACAAATCTAACTGTCCCTGTTCCAGTTGTATCCTTTATAaccaacaccccccccccacacacacacctttccCCATCGGTGTAGACACTTACATTAAGGACCCCTCTCCACACACACTCCTATCTCGTTGCACCAAAGTCCCAAACACCctccccttctctctttttttttttctgtttcctcTGGAAAACCGCAGATCCATCTACAGCTGCCTACTGTAACGTAATTTCATTATATGCGACCGGCTGTGTCTCTATGATACCTTCTTGTGGGacttcggaaaaaaaaaagtccgacCTGGCGTCGTTCTTGtttgagaagggggggggggtgggggagggggggggggaaagggctTGTGTAGATAATGGAGAGGggagtaatatatatatatgtatataaatcgCACAACGGAGGTTGGGGTGGAGAAAGGATTCATCACCATTTATTCCTGATAGTTTCGTTCACCTTGAGCGCCTACTGGGGATCTGTCAACGTGTTACGCCCCACCCTCTTAGAATAGAATAAGTCCATTTTACCTCCATCCTGTagcctatcccccccccccacacacacacacttttttttttggcttatgTTCCCACCTTTTGAAAAGTATAGTCATTCATTTACATCAGTGTTTCTTTACTAGTGGAGTCTC of the Biomphalaria glabrata chromosome 11, xgBioGlab47.1, whole genome shotgun sequence genome contains:
- the LOC106063205 gene encoding uncharacterized protein LOC106063205, with protein sequence MLVRWTSQDTVLVALLLAILMTVHSSAKSKDRTDSQAVARHATKSPAALLDDIPGNSSSVSTPSPKHFAQAPSRKHRTKVHRNGDAMVALATAPTMVNGTSQTARTHHEPFRDGIYVEKNTKNRGSRKKWHAEIQVGCRELQARRYITDGFCTSTKAINEVVCTGYCLPEQNLPWYAEFVKTIARSKLKEWQCVEDKVEKRSISLLCQDASVRKYVIKVVRSCKCKKMKKRHNKTYVDLPGQKKTRRKEASTNVNTKRT